TTAAGGGCTATGTAGTATTTATGGCCTGTGATGATAGTCGCTGCCTTCCTCCTGATGAGGTGGAATTTGAACTGATATTTGAAAGTACAGGTGCTGCATCAGATCAGAGCAGCCTTGCGATTACACCTGAATCGGATTCCAGCTCCGGGCAGACTGCTGACCGTGGTTTCTGGGGTATATTCTGGCTGGCCTTTCTGGGTGGATTGACAGCTCTGCTCACACCTTGCGTATTCCCCATGATTCCACTTACAGTAAGTTTCTTTTTAAGGAATGCCGACAACAAAGCCAGAGCTTTCCGTGACGGATTCGTATATGGTATTACTATAATGCTTGCTTATCTTGTGCTGGGCCTGGCTATCGCACTTATCTTTGGTGCCGATGCGCTCAACCGTATGGCAACAAGTCCGGTATTCAACGTAATCTTCTTTGTACTGCTGATTGTTTTTGCGGCATCTTTTCTGGGGGCATTCGAACTTACAATGCCGTCAAAGTGGTCAACAAAACTGGACTCAAAGGCCGACCAGAAGGGTGGCCTTATTGGTGTTATGCTGATGGGACTGACCTTTGTTCTGGTATCATTTTCCTGTACCGGTCCGATAGTTGGCTACCTTCTTGTTGAAGCAGCAGTAGCAGGTAGTATCTATGCTCCTGCCGTAGGTATGTTTGGATTTGGTCTGGCATTAGCCATACCCTTTGCCCTCTTTGCAATGTTCCCTGCAGCTATGAACAAGTTGCCCAAGTCAGGTAGCTGGATGAACTCCGTCAAGGTTGTGCTGGGCTTTGTAATCCTGGCCCTTTCACTTAAGTTTCTTTCAGTTGCCGATTCAGTAAGCCATTGGGGACTACTTGACAGGGAAGTCTTCCTTGCATTGTGGATCGCAATATTCTTCCTACTGGGATTGTACCTGATTGGTGCTATAAAGTTTTCGCATGATAGCGAACTTAAGTACCTTGGTGTTCCACGCTTTGGACTTGCTATACTGACCTTTGCCTTTGTTGCCTACCTGATTCCCGGCCTTTGGGGTGCACCACTGAAGGCAGTGGGCTCCTTCCTACCCTCAATTACAACTCAGGATTTCAATCTTAATGAAGTAAGGGGGGGGCAGGTTGTTGCTCCTGTAGCTGAGTTAAAGGGCAAGAGCATTAAAGCCGGACCATACGGCCTTGTCAAGTACACAGACTATGACGAAGGATTGGCTGCAGCAAAGGAGGCCGGAAAGCCTATCTTTCTGGATTTTACCGGTCATGCATGTGTCAACTGTAAGAAGATGGAAACCACTGTATGGTCTGATAGCAGGGTAAGAGATATGCTTGCAAACGACTTTATTATCATCTCGTTGTATGTGGATGACAGGACCGTGCTTCCTGAGGATCAGCAGTTTGTTTCGGAGACAACGGGAAAGAAGATTCGTACAGTGGGCAACAAGTGGACTGATTTTATGATAAACAGATATAAGGTAAATAGTCAACCTTACTACGTCATTTTAGATCATAATGAGGTAGTGCTAAACACTCCACGGGGCTTCAATTCTGACACCGAAGCCTATGTTGAATGGCTTAGGGAAGGCCTCGGGGCCTTCCGCTTATCCAATGAGTGATGAACGTTTGTCCTATAAAACATTAGATTAATAAAAATCATCGGCGAAAAGTGGACTATGAGAGTCAGATGTGATATTTTTAGACCTTAATGCAGACAAATTCAAGTCTATGAAAAAAGGTTTACTGATTCTGCTCTCCACTTTATTTATCAGCACCATTGCAATCGCACAGATTGACTTTGGTAAACTGGAAGAGGAACAGATATACCAGCCTGACCGGAAGTATAATACATGGTCAGTAACAGTAGGTTACGGACCAGTTGTGTACTATTCCGATGTTATTGATTACACTGTATTTCCCTCTTCAGACCTCAAACTTGGTCCCGCACTCAGGGTGGCCAAGCAGCTTGGTCGCTCATGGGCTATTGAGGGTGAGTTTATAATGGCCGATATGTACGGCAAAAAGTACCAGCGCTATTTTGAAGGCGATCTGATGCAGGGATCACTAAATCTTAAGGCTTATATCAATCAGATAATTTTCAACGGTCCAATCCGCGACAGGTGGAATATCTATGCAAAAGCCGGTCTGGGTGTGAATTTCTTTCGCTCAACCATGCGTAGGCAGGTTGATGGGAGTCTTCTTACTAAGGGCGATATATTTACTGGTGTATCAGGATATCCTTCCAATTACAGCGGTTGGTTTGAGGATGATTACCTTGTGATGGGGTATCGTCGTAATGGATACGCTGCGGGTGAAAAGACGGACAGAGAGAGGGTAATGGTTGTTCCCCTGGGAATAGGTGTAAACTACAGGCTAAACAAGAGCTTTGACCTTGGGGTTGAGGCTACGCTTCACAATATGACAAAGGACAATCTTGATGTGGATATGACAGGAGCTGACAACGACTCCTATATGCATGCTTCATTCTCAATTACCTATAAGATTGGTAAAAAGAACAAACGTCATGCTTCATGGACCTACAAGGATTTCAATCTGTCATACGAACGTGACCGTAGGATGCAGGACAACCTTGCACAAAAGCTTGACTCACTGCAACAGGTTCTTAAGGACCTTAGTGTTGTGCAGGGGGATACCTCTGTTATGGGCGACACGACCTATATTAGCCGCAAAGAGATAATTCGTGAGGAGACTCTGTCTGCATCAGTATTCTTCGATTTCGACAAGAGTGAGATTACTGAACGCAGCCATCGTACTCTTGCCGCTGTTGCCCGTTTTATGAAGGAAAATCCTGATATAAATATTACAATCCAGGGCTATACCGACCAACGCGGTAGTGCTGAATACAATATGCAGCTGAGTCAGAAACGTTGCAATAATGTGCTTATGGTTCTGGTTGAGGATTACGGTATTGATAAGTCACGATTTACGGTAGTTCCTAAGGGAGATACCGAACTGTTGTCAGATACCAGAAGTCTTGCACCACGCGGTATTCACCTGGTTAACCGGAGAGTGGATATCTTTCAAACACCTAATCCACAACAATAAATAAGCCTTGATGAGAGCTTTAGCTGCTATAGTGTTACTGTTTGTTGCGGGAACTCAACTTGAAAGCCAGGTAAGGCAAACCGATACTCGCGAACTGACTGAGGAAATGCGTTTTTCGAGGGAAAAGCAGTTCAATTCCTGGGCAATAAACGTGGGCTACGGCGCTGTCTTTATGTATTCCGACATCAAAGATTTTGATGTGATTCCCGGAAGCTCCATTCGCTTTGCTCCGACTGTCTGGATTAGCAAACAGCTTTCTCCATCTTTTGCAATAGACCTGCAATATATCAATGGTGAAATGTATGGCAGGTCTGAAGCTTACCAGGGTGCAGATGACCTATATTTCAAGGGAGAGATGAACGATATAACTCTCAATGGAGTATTCTATATTAATCAGCTTAGAGAGTTTCCTGGTCCAATCAAAGACAGGTGGAATTTCTACTTCAAGATAGGAGCAGGTGTTAATTTGTTCAGGTCAAGACTTCATTTCGCTTCTAATGATGAAGTAGTCCGCGAGAACTACTTCAATATGCATTCGCCCCGTTATCTGGTAGTAGGGTACGAACCCTATGATGATCCGTATACCAAGACTGATCCGGAGCTTGGTATTATGGTTCCTATGGGCTTTGGTGCCATGTATCGTATCAACAGCAGCTTTGACATGGTACTTGAATCAACAATGAGATTCTCGGCAAATGACAACTGGGACAACGTACTGACCGGATCCACCAACGATCGCTACCTTTTTACCGGACTGACCCTTAGCTATAAAATCGGTAAGAAGGACAAACGCCATATGAGGTGGACTTACCGTGGTTATGGTTTCTCATTGTTCCGCAAAGCTCAGAGTATTGATCCAGTGGCTGAGGAGATCAGGAAACTGGAGGATGAGATAGCTAATCTGCGCAAGCCAGTCACAATAAAGGATTCGGTAATTGTTGATGAATCCCTAACCCGAATTTATGAGACACTTAAGGTAAGAAATATCTTCTTTAAGCCGGGTGCTGAAATTGAGTTCAGCACCGAGGACCTTATCCTGATTGCAGAGACAGTGGTCGAGATGAAACAGAATCCGGGCAAATATGTGGATCTGTACGGATATGTAGATGAAGGCGACCCGGGCGATCATAGCGAATTGTCAAGAATCCAGTGTGAAAAGATAAGGGATGTTATGGTCAATCAGATGGCAGCTAATCCTAATTTTATCAGAATCTTTGCCCGGGGTTCGGAAGGCATATTTAAACATGCATCCTCAACCAGCAGTGAGGTTGCAAAGAGAAGCAACAGACGAGTAGATATAGTATTTAGAAACTAATATTTTATAGAATAGATTTTTAAGTGAAGGAAACTTTGCTGGTACAATAAGGTTTCAGGTTTATAAGGTTTCTTTATCCTCCAGCTCAAGGTCTCCGTTTTGGTCATCCTTATAATATTTGGAAAGCAGAGCCATAAATGAAGCAAACTCCTTTAGTGCTTGCTCTGTTTCCCTACTGATTTCCATCTTTTTAAGTCTGAGCAGAAAGCTATTGTACAGGGCACTGAGCATTAGCTCAATATCATTTGATGGCTTTGGGAGGGTTTTCGTTTCAAGCTCTTTAAGTATTGGAACCAGAGCCTGAAATTTCATATGGTAGGGGATGAACCTGTCGGAGTGCAGTAGTCTCAGGTGCAGGTTGTTTACATCATTAACCGTATTGATAAGTACCTGAAGGTGGCCGGTAAGCTGTTTGTTTTCATGCTTCAGCATAATACACAGGTTGTCCCACCAGTCTTCAATTTCCTCATTCAGCCGTTGGTCACCTGAACTATAGGAGGGTAGTACGTTTCTGCGGATAAGATCCATATCGCAGTTGTTGGCACGTATGATACTCTCAACATGCCACATATATAATACCTAAATTGAGCGATTCGTAATTTCACCTGCCCCCGTCGTCTCACTTGATTTCAAAAAAACGGAAATTTTCTCAGAGGTAGGCTTCTTTCGTGTACTTTTTCAACGAAAATTCAGTTCTGTTTTTCACTCAAACCGAACTTTATCGCATTTTCTATGGGTCTGGACATAAGTCTCCCATTACCACTACGGGTTTACAATCCTGAGGTATGTTGTTCTGCCTTATGCAAACTGAATTTTCGGCGGTGACTGACACCGTTCCCATAACTCTTCAATATTTATCGTTTCATAAATTACTCTGGTGACATTCAGGACAATACTCCTTGCCCTTGAGGTTATCTTGACAGCAAAATCAATAAGCTTTCTTCTGAATGTATTAGGATATACGGTTACCGGAATAACCTCTGCGGTAACATCTTGTTTGTATGCTTCGAAAATAAAGTGTGTAACTACCAGCATAAAATAATAGGCTCTGTTCATTCCAAAGGATTTAAAAGGAAGTTGTTCTCTGGTAGCAAGCTCTTTAATGCTACGATGTATCAACTCGTCGGCTCCTCTTTGGTGTGATTTTCGTATGATGGTATCAGCTTTAAACCACTCATCTCCACCGGATGCCCGAAGCCTTTTGTCAGCGACAGGACAGTTCCCGATATTGGTATAGATGACGCTGTCAGGCTTACCAAATTCCATTACGTACTGCCCGGTATCATCCCGGTGCAATCTGGTAAAAAAGCAACGACGAAACTTGGACCAGGATTTCAACTTGCTGGCAAATTCCGCAAATTGCCAGACTGCTTTATTTTTAGTGATTTTGCCCAAAGTGTCAATGGGTAAAGCCTTTACATATTCAGTAACATCATTGTACAATTTTCCTGTTGTAATGTAATGTATATTAAGCTCTTGCTCGAATATCTCGTACGCTTTCTGATCCGCAAACCCACTATCGGCGCACACCACAATAGGGACTTCTTTGGAGTATCTCTTGCGTATCAGATTTACTATAGAGCGTACCCTGTCGGTGTAATCTGATCCATGATTGGAATGAGCACTTCCTTTTCTAAAGGTCACGTCTATCAGAAACGAGCCCCAGCATATATGAAGTGGCTGAAACCCTTTCTTACGCTTGTAAGTGACCTCGCAACCTTCGCGTTTCGCAGCATCGTCATTATCCAAAACCATGGTGTCAATGCCCAGTTCTATAACTTTGGGTTTGGATATGTGAAGCCTCCAGATAAACAGTTCATTAAGTATCTTATTGAATACCGAGTTTGAAATAACGGACAGCTTCCCAAAAAAACGTTTGACCTGGTGAGAAGAGGCCAATTGGTCGGTCTTGCATTCAAGCAAACATGCATATCCTTCATCCTTTTTACTTTGATCAAAACTGCTTATGGCCATATTTGTGCCATCTATAAAAAATGCAACAATCTGTTTTACAAACTGTTGAAGCTGCAAGCCTTTGCTGTTTCCAGTAAGCAGAGAAGAAACATTACGCGATATTAGCCCATATAAGCCAATTTGCTCAGTGTAGCGAAGAAATAAAGGGAGCCCTCCACGACCAGAAATTTTATTGGTTGTAATGCCGATTTTTGTTATCTTCGTACTCATAAAAGATAGTCTTGTGCACCTAAATGGTGAAGTGTTGTTTTTTTATTTTAATACCTCTAAAATACACATTATCAAGGTTATAAGCAAGCTATCTTTTATTTTTTTTTGTATAAATCGCTCAATATAGGTAATATGTATTCGGCGATATTTTCCTTCTTTTTCTGTTGTGCTGTCAACATTGGAGCATGGTTTTATTATAGGTCTTCTCCTGAATCGAAGAATTCGTCGAGGTCACGCCTTTCTTTCTTTGTCGGACGTCCTAAACCGCGAGGTCTGTTCAGCTTATTGGCTATCTGAGTAAGGCGCAAGAATTCAAGATCTTCTTCAGGTGTAACATCCTTTATAAAGTCAGGTGTTAGTTTCGCTCCCATACGATTACCTGCAAGGGCAAGCACCTTGTATTGCTTTACTATAGGAGGGCTCTTGACCGATATAATATCCCCAACCTTTACCACACGGGATGACTTGACCGGTTGTCCGTCAATCATTACCCGCCCTTTCTTGCATTCCTCTGCGGCAATGCTGCGGGTTTTGAAGAGGCGTACGGCCCACAGATACTTATCTATACGTATTTGTTCCTTTTCTTCCATCATCTGAGAATCAGAAGACTTACTTATTATTGTACATGCTCATGGTTCTTTCAATCCCTAAGGTAGCGAAACTCCGTATTATTTCAACGGCTTGTCCGAATCTCTCAGGCAAAGCTGCAGCTTCCTCAGAATTCCATTTGCCAAGTACGTAGTCAACCTGATGGCCCTTACCAAAATTATTACCTATACCAAACCTAAGTCTGGCATATTGGTTATGTCCAAGTGACTCATTTATATTCTTGAGTCCGTTGTGTCCAGCGTCACTTCCTTTTGATTTCAAACGAAGCTTACCAAAGTCAAGAGCCAGATCATCTACTACCACAAGTAGGTTTTCTACTGGGATATTCTCTTTTTGCAGCCAGTATCTTACTGCTCTTCCGCTCAGGTTGACATAGGTAGTTGGTTTCAAAAGTATGAATATACGCCCTTTGTACCTGTACTCGGCAGTAAAACCATAACGGCCGTCTTTGAACTCAAGTTTTTCCTCACCTGCAAGGTGATCAAGTATGTCAAAGCCCACATTATGCCTTGTATGCGCATATTCTGAGCCTATATTTCCCAATCCTGCGATTAAATATTTCATGCCTGGGTCTATAGCTTCATTAGTGCCGGATGATCCCTTAAACCAGGATAATACTCTTTTTAACATTGTGTTGCCGGATTTGAAGCCTTTGTTGAATAGGTGTTTTACATATACACAAAAACCTCCATATTATGAAATACGGAGGTTTTTGATAAAAAAAGATCGTTATTAGTCTTTTTGTTGTGCGGCACGAGCTGCACGAGTCAGCTTAACAGCAGCAACAACTGAATTCTTAGCATTCAGAAGCTCAATACCTTCGTAATTCAGTTCACCAACCTGAACACCCTTACCAAGTCCAAGGTTGGTAATGTCAACTTCAAGTACATCAGGCAGATTTTTGATCAGACCCTTAACTTTAAGTTTCCTTTGCTCCAGAGATAGCTTGCCACCAGCTTTAACACCTTCAGCAAGACCTACAAGCTTAACAGGAAGTTCAATAACAACCGGCTTGTCTTCAAATACCTGAAGGAAGTCAATGTGGATAAGGTCTCCTGATACAGGGTGGAATTGTTTGTCCTTAATGATGGCGCTATAGTTTGTTCCATCAATGTTAAGGTTTACAATATATACATTGGGTGTATACAGAAGCTTTCTGTACTCATTGTCTTCTGCAGAAAAATGTATATTCTCCTTACCTCCGTAAAGCACTGAGGGCACTTTGCCGCTTTTGCGCAGCTCTCTTGTAGCAGCTTTTCCTAGGTTCTCTCTCTTAGCTGCTTTAATCTCAATTGTTTGCATCTTAAATGTTTTAGTTTGTGCTACTCAAAATTAAGTCAAAGATGTAATCTTAATTTCCCATCACACCTTTCCCGAAAATCGGGCTTGCAAAGATATAATTTATTACTTAAGAGTACCAAATTGTTGATCGTATTTGTCAATGTATCACATTATAAAGTGTGAACTAATTGACTGGTTGCTGTAGACTTTCAGGATTGTATCAGCAAATAACGGAGCCACACTCAACACTTTAATTTTTGATGTTTCCTTACGAAGTGGGATAGAGTCGGTAACATACAACTCTTTCAAGGCCGAATTTTCAATGCGCTCATAAGCCGGATCTGACAATACGGGGTGTGTTGCAAAAGCGCGAACGCTTAATGCTCCCTGATTCATCATCATTTCTGCAGCTTTAGTCAGAGTACCTGCCGTATCAATCATGTCATCTATGATGATTACATTCTTGCCTTCAACATCACCGATGATTCTCATCTCATCAACAACATTAGCCTTGGATCTGTACTTGTGACAGATTACCATTGGAGTACCGAGGAACTTGGCATATGAATTGGCTCTCTTGGTACCACCAACGTCAGGAGATGCAATTACCAGATCGCTAAGTCCCAGACTGCGGATATGAGGGACGAAGATTGCTGATGCATAAAGATGATCCACTGGAATATTGAAGAATCCCTGAATCTGATCTGCATGCAGGTCCATTGTGATCACACGGTCAACCCCGGCTACCATCAGCATATCAGCAACAAGTTTTGCTCCTATCGAGACACGCGGCTGGTCCTTGCGATCCTGGCGCGCGAAGCCAAAATAGGGGATAACTGCAACAATCTTGCTTGCGGATGCTCTCTTGGCTGCATCAATCATCATCAGCAGCTCAAAGAAGTTCTCTGTTGGAGGAATGGTTGATTGGACGAGGAACACATGGGAGCCCCGAACGGTTTCTTCATAGACGGTAGTAAACTCGCCGTCACTGAATCTTATTACATTGATGTTGCCCAATTCAATACCGGCACAACTGCTGATCTTTTCAGCCAGATAACGTGTCTGAGTTCCGGGAAAAATCTTAATATCGGCCTTAGGTGCCACCATTAAAGTGTTTTTTATCAGGTTGTTGTAATTGCTTTAATAAGTCCCAAATATAGTGATTACGAATATTCATTATTAGCCATCCCACCTGGTATTTACTTCCTCTATGAAATTCAGGATATCATCCTTACCCATCCCATTCTCGGCTGAGGAGATAAACATCTGCGGAAGCTCGGCCCACTCCTGGAGCATGGTTTTCTTGTAATACTCAATATTACGCATGAGTGCTCCTGGTTTGAGCTTGTCAGCTTTTGTGAAAATCATGGCGAAAGGAATCTGACTCAAGGCCGCACTACGCATAAAATCCATATCCAAGGTCTGTGGTTCGAGTCGTGCATCAATCAGCACAAACAGACACATCATGTTGGTACGTGCATTGAGGTAATCTGCGATAATCTTGCTGAACTTTTCTCTCAGGCTTTGACCAACACGGGCAAACCCATAGCCCGGTAAATCGACCAGGTACCATGAGTTGTTTATTAAAAAGTGATTTATCAGTTGAGTCTTACCGGGAGTGGATGAGGTCTTGGCAAGCTTCCTGGTATTGCACAGCATGTTGATAAGCGAAGACTTGCCTACGTTAGAACGTCCTATGAATGCATATTCCGGCAACTTTGGTGCCGGACAGCTTTTTACGTCACTGTTGCTGCAAACAAATT
The genomic region above belongs to Xiashengella succiniciproducens and contains:
- a CDS encoding protein-disulfide reductase DsbD family protein translates to MNSVKVWLSVILLIIATSISAQVLKPVKWSFAINRLSDTEAEVVATASIEGEWHLYAANIPEGGPVPTALVFEENEAYKPVGELLQSPEPKFFHDENFDMELAYFTGFAKLTQKIEISKPGKHKIKGYVVFMACDDSRCLPPDEVEFELIFESTGAASDQSSLAITPESDSSSGQTADRGFWGIFWLAFLGGLTALLTPCVFPMIPLTVSFFLRNADNKARAFRDGFVYGITIMLAYLVLGLAIALIFGADALNRMATSPVFNVIFFVLLIVFAASFLGAFELTMPSKWSTKLDSKADQKGGLIGVMLMGLTFVLVSFSCTGPIVGYLLVEAAVAGSIYAPAVGMFGFGLALAIPFALFAMFPAAMNKLPKSGSWMNSVKVVLGFVILALSLKFLSVADSVSHWGLLDREVFLALWIAIFFLLGLYLIGAIKFSHDSELKYLGVPRFGLAILTFAFVAYLIPGLWGAPLKAVGSFLPSITTQDFNLNEVRGGQVVAPVAELKGKSIKAGPYGLVKYTDYDEGLAAAKEAGKPIFLDFTGHACVNCKKMETTVWSDSRVRDMLANDFIIISLYVDDRTVLPEDQQFVSETTGKKIRTVGNKWTDFMINRYKVNSQPYYVILDHNEVVLNTPRGFNSDTEAYVEWLREGLGAFRLSNE
- a CDS encoding OmpA family protein — its product is MKKGLLILLSTLFISTIAIAQIDFGKLEEEQIYQPDRKYNTWSVTVGYGPVVYYSDVIDYTVFPSSDLKLGPALRVAKQLGRSWAIEGEFIMADMYGKKYQRYFEGDLMQGSLNLKAYINQIIFNGPIRDRWNIYAKAGLGVNFFRSTMRRQVDGSLLTKGDIFTGVSGYPSNYSGWFEDDYLVMGYRRNGYAAGEKTDRERVMVVPLGIGVNYRLNKSFDLGVEATLHNMTKDNLDVDMTGADNDSYMHASFSITYKIGKKNKRHASWTYKDFNLSYERDRRMQDNLAQKLDSLQQVLKDLSVVQGDTSVMGDTTYISRKEIIREETLSASVFFDFDKSEITERSHRTLAAVARFMKENPDINITIQGYTDQRGSAEYNMQLSQKRCNNVLMVLVEDYGIDKSRFTVVPKGDTELLSDTRSLAPRGIHLVNRRVDIFQTPNPQQ
- a CDS encoding flagellar motor protein MotB, with translation MRALAAIVLLFVAGTQLESQVRQTDTRELTEEMRFSREKQFNSWAINVGYGAVFMYSDIKDFDVIPGSSIRFAPTVWISKQLSPSFAIDLQYINGEMYGRSEAYQGADDLYFKGEMNDITLNGVFYINQLREFPGPIKDRWNFYFKIGAGVNLFRSRLHFASNDEVVRENYFNMHSPRYLVVGYEPYDDPYTKTDPELGIMVPMGFGAMYRINSSFDMVLESTMRFSANDNWDNVLTGSTNDRYLFTGLTLSYKIGKKDKRHMRWTYRGYGFSLFRKAQSIDPVAEEIRKLEDEIANLRKPVTIKDSVIVDESLTRIYETLKVRNIFFKPGAEIEFSTEDLILIAETVVEMKQNPGKYVDLYGYVDEGDPGDHSELSRIQCEKIRDVMVNQMAANPNFIRIFARGSEGIFKHASSTSSEVAKRSNRRVDIVFRN
- a CDS encoding DUF4924 family protein; protein product: MWHVESIIRANNCDMDLIRRNVLPSYSSGDQRLNEEIEDWWDNLCIMLKHENKQLTGHLQVLINTVNDVNNLHLRLLHSDRFIPYHMKFQALVPILKELETKTLPKPSNDIELMLSALYNSFLLRLKKMEISRETEQALKEFASFMALLSKYYKDDQNGDLELEDKETL
- a CDS encoding IS1380 family transposase, giving the protein MSTKITKIGITTNKISGRGGLPLFLRYTEQIGLYGLISRNVSSLLTGNSKGLQLQQFVKQIVAFFIDGTNMAISSFDQSKKDEGYACLLECKTDQLASSHQVKRFFGKLSVISNSVFNKILNELFIWRLHISKPKVIELGIDTMVLDNDDAAKREGCEVTYKRKKGFQPLHICWGSFLIDVTFRKGSAHSNHGSDYTDRVRSIVNLIRKRYSKEVPIVVCADSGFADQKAYEIFEQELNIHYITTGKLYNDVTEYVKALPIDTLGKITKNKAVWQFAEFASKLKSWSKFRRCFFTRLHRDDTGQYVMEFGKPDSVIYTNIGNCPVADKRLRASGGDEWFKADTIIRKSHQRGADELIHRSIKELATREQLPFKSFGMNRAYYFMLVVTHFIFEAYKQDVTAEVIPVTVYPNTFRRKLIDFAVKITSRARSIVLNVTRVIYETINIEELWERCQSPPKIQFA
- a CDS encoding RNA-binding S4 domain-containing protein, whose protein sequence is MMEEKEQIRIDKYLWAVRLFKTRSIAAEECKKGRVMIDGQPVKSSRVVKVGDIISVKSPPIVKQYKVLALAGNRMGAKLTPDFIKDVTPEEDLEFLRLTQIANKLNRPRGLGRPTKKERRDLDEFFDSGEDL
- the pth gene encoding aminoacyl-tRNA hydrolase, with protein sequence MLKRVLSWFKGSSGTNEAIDPGMKYLIAGLGNIGSEYAHTRHNVGFDILDHLAGEEKLEFKDGRYGFTAEYRYKGRIFILLKPTTYVNLSGRAVRYWLQKENIPVENLLVVVDDLALDFGKLRLKSKGSDAGHNGLKNINESLGHNQYARLRFGIGNNFGKGHQVDYVLGKWNSEEAAALPERFGQAVEIIRSFATLGIERTMSMYNNK
- a CDS encoding 50S ribosomal protein L25/general stress protein Ctc; its protein translation is MQTIEIKAAKRENLGKAATRELRKSGKVPSVLYGGKENIHFSAEDNEYRKLLYTPNVYIVNLNIDGTNYSAIIKDKQFHPVSGDLIHIDFLQVFEDKPVVIELPVKLVGLAEGVKAGGKLSLEQRKLKVKGLIKNLPDVLEVDITNLGLGKGVQVGELNYEGIELLNAKNSVVAAVKLTRAARAAQQKD
- a CDS encoding ribose-phosphate pyrophosphokinase, yielding MVAPKADIKIFPGTQTRYLAEKISSCAGIELGNINVIRFSDGEFTTVYEETVRGSHVFLVQSTIPPTENFFELLMMIDAAKRASASKIVAVIPYFGFARQDRKDQPRVSIGAKLVADMLMVAGVDRVITMDLHADQIQGFFNIPVDHLYASAIFVPHIRSLGLSDLVIASPDVGGTKRANSYAKFLGTPMVICHKYRSKANVVDEMRIIGDVEGKNVIIIDDMIDTAGTLTKAAEMMMNQGALSVRAFATHPVLSDPAYERIENSALKELYVTDSIPLRKETSKIKVLSVAPLFADTILKVYSNQSISSHFIM
- the yihA gene encoding ribosome biogenesis GTP-binding protein YihA/YsxC — translated: MVIRSAQFVCSNSDVKSCPAPKLPEYAFIGRSNVGKSSLINMLCNTRKLAKTSSTPGKTQLINHFLINNSWYLVDLPGYGFARVGQSLREKFSKIIADYLNARTNMMCLFVLIDARLEPQTLDMDFMRSAALSQIPFAMIFTKADKLKPGALMRNIEYYKKTMLQEWAELPQMFISSAENGMGKDDILNFIEEVNTRWDG